One Ricinus communis isolate WT05 ecotype wild-type chromosome 7, ASM1957865v1, whole genome shotgun sequence genomic region harbors:
- the LOC8285007 gene encoding uncharacterized protein LOC8285007, with the protein MKPSTILRSLSLRIPARLSASPAVVPLPPRSPFDQQVTAELDTLLARESPNLSDHDLTTSFSWLFHALGASITTQKIALESLASVIYRDSDRKAMDQYLNDNAKMLDACNELSDKLEIVQEYVKSLRVVSHMLEGNSEPISSIIVRAKQVLDACKRKCDQTINKCSTSSSSGWLRKLVFRNDASSLSLGSGDTGEILNGSKAAALMACGILEMALSFKSSSTLKHTILQSQPVWNSCSTSMLSSELQEAVNVLARNLRDEVKCIKQMKKVRAAADELKRSCEKLEDGVKPLQERVKELYQHLIAVRMVVLGVLSQA; encoded by the coding sequence ATGAAACCATCAACAATTCTTAGAAGCCTCTCTTTGCGCATTCCGGCCAGACTATCAGCTTCTCCTGCGGTGGTCCCTCTGCCACCCAGAAGCCCATTCGACCAACAAGTCACTGCAGAGTTAGATACCCTGCTAGCAAGAGAATCGCCAAATCTCTCTGATCATGATCTCACAACTAGTTTTAGTTGGCTATTTCACGCACTCGGCGCATCAATCACCACCCAAAAGATAGCCCTGGAGTCGCTCGCCAGTGTCATATACCGAGATTCAGATCGAAAAGCCATGGACCAATATCTTAATGACAATGCCAAAATGCTGGATGCATGCAATGAATTATCAGACAAGTTAGAGATTGTTCAAGAGTACGTGAAGTCATTACGGGTAGTATCGCACATGCTGGAGGGCAATTCTGAGcctatttcatctattatAGTACGTGCAAAACAAGTGTTGGATGCATGCAAAAGAAAGTGTGATCAAACAATAAACAAGTGTAGTACTAGTAGTAGCTCAGGCTGGTTGAGGAAATTAGTATTCCGAAACGATGCAAGCAGCTTATCATTAGGATCAGGAGACACGGGGGAGATCTTGAACGGGTCCAAGGCTGCGGCATTAATGGCATGTGGAATTCTTGAAATGGCGCTATCATTCAAATCATCATCAACACTCAAACACACAATACTTCAATCTCAGCCCGTGTGGAATTCGTGTTCCACGTCCATGCTGTCGTCGGAGCTGCAAGAAGCGGTGAATGTACTGGCTAGGAACCTGAGAGATGAGGTGAAGTGCATAAAGCAAATGAAGAAGGTTAGAGCTGCCGCTGATGAATTGAAGAGAAGCTGCGAGAAATTAGAAGATGGGGTTAAGCCTTTACAGGAAAGAGTAAAAGAGTTGTATCAACATTTGATTGCAGTTAGAATGGTTGTATTAGGAGTTTTATCTCAGGCCTAA
- the LOC8285010 gene encoding long chain base biosynthesis protein 1 isoform X2, whose amino-acid sequence MQYEPAVLESAAGPHAIINSKEVVNFASANYLGLIGHDKLLESCTSALEKYGVGSCGPRGFYGTIDVHLDCEARIAKFLGTPDSILYSYGLSTMFSAIPCFCKKGDIIVVDEGVHWGIQNGLYLSRSTIVYFKHNDMESLQNTLEKITAEKKRAKQLRRYIVVEAVYQNSGQIAPLNEIIKLKEKYRFRVLLDESNSFGVLGRFGRGLTEYYGVPVEKIDIITAAMGHALATEGGFCTGSARVIDHQRLSSSGYVFSASLPPYLASAAITAIDVLEDNPALITKLKENIAVLWKGLCNIQGLSIASNPESPIVFLRLENTTGSVKGDLKLLEDIADRALKEDSVFVVVSKRSTLDKCRLPVAIKLYVSAAHSEADLIKACESLKRVSALVLRN is encoded by the exons ATGCAATATGAACCAGCAGTTTTGGAAAG TGCTGCAGGGCCACATGCAATAATTAATAGCAAAGAAGTTGTGAACTTTGCTTCAGCTAACTATCTTGGACTAATAGGGCATGACAAATTACTT GAGTCATGCACCTCTGCATTGGAAAAATATGGTGTTGGTTCATGTGGTCCGCGTGGATTCTATGGGACAATCG ATGTCCACCTTGATTGTGAGGCAAGAATAGCAAAGTTTTTGGGAACTCCTGATTCAATTCTATATTCATATGGACTTTCTACCATGTTCAGTGCAATTCCATGTTTTTGCAAGAAAGGAGATATTATAGTAGT TGATGAGGGAGTCCATTGGGGAATACAAAATGGCCTTTATCTTTCTAGAAGCACCATTGTGTATTTTAAGCATAATGACATGGAATCTCTACAAAATActttggagaaaataactgcaGAGAAAAAGCGTGCTAAGCAGTTGCGGCGTTACATTGTAGTTGAAGCAGTGTACCAG AATTCTGGCCAAATAGCACCACTGAATGAGATCATCAAGTTGAAGGAGAAATATCGCTTCCGTGTTTTGTTGGACGAGAGCAACTCATTTGGTGTGCTTGGGAGGTTTGGAAGAGGTCTAACTGAATATTATGGGGTTCCG GTTGAGAAGATAGATATTATAACTGCAGCTATGGGGCATGCACTAGCCACTGAAGGAGGATTCTGCACTGGAAGTGCCAGAGTCATTGATCACCAA CGATTGAGCAGCTCTGGGTATGTGTTTTCTGCTTCTTTACCTCCATATCTGGCAAGTGCTGCAATTACTGCTATTGACGTCCTAGAGGATAATCCTGCTCTAATAACCAAGCTGAAAGAAAACATTGCTGTATTGTGGAAAG GGTTGTGCAACATACAGGGCCTTTCTATAGCAAGCAATCCAGAATCACCTATTGTTTTTCTCAGGCTGGAGAATACCACAGGTTCTGTAAAAGGTGACCTAAAACTCCTTGAAGATATTGCAGATCGT GCGTTGAAGGAAGACTCTGTATTTGTGGTAGTTTCGAAAAGATCAACACTGGATAAATGCCGTTTGCCTGTGGCAATTAAATTGTATGTTTCGGCTGCCCATAGTGAAGCTGATTTGATTAAGGCATGTGAATCCTTGAAGAGAGTTTCAGCATTGGTGCTGAGGAATTGA
- the LOC8285010 gene encoding long chain base biosynthesis protein 1 isoform X1 has product MGSVFLSQFVNTTIDWVKVALDAPSARAVVFGVHIGGHLFVEGLLLVVILFLLSQKSYKPPKRPLTNKEIDELCEDWVPEPLIPPITQEMQYEPAVLESAAGPHAIINSKEVVNFASANYLGLIGHDKLLESCTSALEKYGVGSCGPRGFYGTIDVHLDCEARIAKFLGTPDSILYSYGLSTMFSAIPCFCKKGDIIVVDEGVHWGIQNGLYLSRSTIVYFKHNDMESLQNTLEKITAEKKRAKQLRRYIVVEAVYQNSGQIAPLNEIIKLKEKYRFRVLLDESNSFGVLGRFGRGLTEYYGVPVEKIDIITAAMGHALATEGGFCTGSARVIDHQRLSSSGYVFSASLPPYLASAAITAIDVLEDNPALITKLKENIAVLWKGLCNIQGLSIASNPESPIVFLRLENTTGSVKGDLKLLEDIADRALKEDSVFVVVSKRSTLDKCRLPVAIKLYVSAAHSEADLIKACESLKRVSALVLRN; this is encoded by the exons ATGGGATCGGTTTTCCTTTCACAGTTTGTGAATACTACTATTGATTGGGTGAAGGTAGCTTTGGATGCTCCCTCTGCCCGAGCTGTTGTTTTTGGAGTTCATATTGGAG GACATCTTTTCGTCGAGGGTCTTCTTCTAGTggtcattctttttcttctttcccaGAAGAGTTACAAGCCCCCTAAACGCCCTTTAACTAACAAG GAAATTGATGAGCTATGTGAAGACTGGGTTCCAGAACCCCTCATCCCTCCTATTACACAAGAGATGCAATATGAACCAGCAGTTTTGGAAAG TGCTGCAGGGCCACATGCAATAATTAATAGCAAAGAAGTTGTGAACTTTGCTTCAGCTAACTATCTTGGACTAATAGGGCATGACAAATTACTT GAGTCATGCACCTCTGCATTGGAAAAATATGGTGTTGGTTCATGTGGTCCGCGTGGATTCTATGGGACAATCG ATGTCCACCTTGATTGTGAGGCAAGAATAGCAAAGTTTTTGGGAACTCCTGATTCAATTCTATATTCATATGGACTTTCTACCATGTTCAGTGCAATTCCATGTTTTTGCAAGAAAGGAGATATTATAGTAGT TGATGAGGGAGTCCATTGGGGAATACAAAATGGCCTTTATCTTTCTAGAAGCACCATTGTGTATTTTAAGCATAATGACATGGAATCTCTACAAAATActttggagaaaataactgcaGAGAAAAAGCGTGCTAAGCAGTTGCGGCGTTACATTGTAGTTGAAGCAGTGTACCAG AATTCTGGCCAAATAGCACCACTGAATGAGATCATCAAGTTGAAGGAGAAATATCGCTTCCGTGTTTTGTTGGACGAGAGCAACTCATTTGGTGTGCTTGGGAGGTTTGGAAGAGGTCTAACTGAATATTATGGGGTTCCG GTTGAGAAGATAGATATTATAACTGCAGCTATGGGGCATGCACTAGCCACTGAAGGAGGATTCTGCACTGGAAGTGCCAGAGTCATTGATCACCAA CGATTGAGCAGCTCTGGGTATGTGTTTTCTGCTTCTTTACCTCCATATCTGGCAAGTGCTGCAATTACTGCTATTGACGTCCTAGAGGATAATCCTGCTCTAATAACCAAGCTGAAAGAAAACATTGCTGTATTGTGGAAAG GGTTGTGCAACATACAGGGCCTTTCTATAGCAAGCAATCCAGAATCACCTATTGTTTTTCTCAGGCTGGAGAATACCACAGGTTCTGTAAAAGGTGACCTAAAACTCCTTGAAGATATTGCAGATCGT GCGTTGAAGGAAGACTCTGTATTTGTGGTAGTTTCGAAAAGATCAACACTGGATAAATGCCGTTTGCCTGTGGCAATTAAATTGTATGTTTCGGCTGCCCATAGTGAAGCTGATTTGATTAAGGCATGTGAATCCTTGAAGAGAGTTTCAGCATTGGTGCTGAGGAATTGA
- the LOC8285011 gene encoding uncharacterized protein LOC8285011 isoform X2 → MSNSYPKNSQVRGKSQGWAAFDLNQRQKGHQKQPQVVVDTGNTNGNDDPFPPLPTTTTSLRPCGNNALPATARSFSSVFIPSADFPPISDNISDSTFNELKQLHSWADSSLIQDVMYSVNNDFHMAASFLNTILSSTHNSVGNGRIEKYLSTSHDPQSEKVRSECSFSENTSDLAADIVELSSTLEEALTHNHNELAAACGQGEALSQAAANMNLILGHLKSIPVEPEWEEHNLYLKHRRNALKITRLASRHSRAATNAFLRGDHFSAQQESLKARKEWLDAERLNAEAAKEILNITNSENNPWKLDLHGLHAAEAVQALQEHLKKIETQLSVKRLVSPGRVKTKNGIICSLIEPFSNMDVENLDIQRVGFRQRPASLLVITGIFLCLVHMRYFLYIISVASSIVFGARHEDPRLMA, encoded by the exons ATGAGCAATTCCTATCCCAAAAATTCACAGGTGAGAGGTAAGTCCCAAGGTTGGGCTGCCTTTGACCTGAACCAGCGTCAGAAAGGTCATCAGAAACAACCTCAAGTAGTTGTTGACACTGGCAATACCAATGGCAATGATGATCCTTTTCCACCTCTTCCAACAACAACCACCTCTCTACGTCCCTGTGGCAATAATGCTCTTCCTGCAACTGCTAGGTCTTTCTCATCTGTGTTCATACCTTCTGCAGATTTCCCACCCATTTCTGACAATATTAGTGATTCTACCTTTAATGAACTCAAACAACTTCACTCTTGGGCCGATTCAAGTTTGATTCAGGATGTCATGTACTCTGTCAATAATGATTTTCATATGGCAGCAAGTTTCTTAAATACCATACTTTCTTCTACTCACAACTCTGTGGGGAATGGCCGGATTGAAAAGTATTTATCTACCTCCCATGACCCTCAATCCGAGAAAGTGCGCAGTGAGTGCTCTTTCTCAGAGAACACCTCTGACCTTGCTGCAGATATAGTTGAGCTTAGCTCTACTCTTGAGGAGGCTCTCACACATAATCACAATGAATTGGCGGCTGCTTGTGGGCAGGGCGAGGCACTTTCTCAGGCTGCTGCAAACATGAACCTAATTCTGGGCCACTTGAAATCCATTCCTGTTGAGCCCGAGTGGGAAGAGCATAATCTTTACTTAAAGCATCGTAGAAATGCCCTAAAGATCACGAG GTTGGCATCTCGACACTCCAGGGCAGCCACTAATGCCTTTTTGAGAGGGGACCATTTTTCTGCCCAGCAGGAGTCACTGAAGGCTCGTAAGGAATGGTTGGATGCTGAAAGACTAAATGCTGAGGCAGCTAaggaaattttaaatataacaaatagtGAAAATAATCCTTGGAAATTGGACCTACATGGTCTTCATGCAGCAGAGGCTGTTCAAGCCTTGCAAGAACATCTGAAAAAAATTGAGACCCAGCTTTCAGTGAAGCGGCTTGTATCTCCAGGTAGAGTTAAGACAAAGAATGGAATTATATGTTCATTAATTGAGCCCTTTAGTAACATGGATGTGGAGAACTTGGATATACAACGTGTGGGATTTAGGCAGAGACCAGCATCATTACTAGTCATAACAggtatttttctttgtcttgtgcacatgagatattttttatacataatttcTGTGGCAAGCAGTATTGTTTTTGGTGCAAGGCACGAGGACCCAAGGTTGATGGCCTGA
- the LOC8285011 gene encoding uncharacterized protein LOC8285011 isoform X1, translating into MSNSYPKNSQVRGKSQGWAAFDLNQRQKGHQKQPQVVVDTGNTNGNDDPFPPLPTTTTSLRPCGNNALPATARSFSSVFIPSADFPPISDNISDSTFNELKQLHSWADSSLIQDVMYSVNNDFHMAASFLNTILSSTHNSVGNGRIEKYLSTSHDPQSEKVRSECSFSENTSDLAADIVELSSTLEEALTHNHNELAAACGQGEALSQAAANMNLILGHLKSIPVEPEWEEHNLYLKHRRNALKITRLASRHSRAATNAFLRGDHFSAQQESLKARKEWLDAERLNAEAAKEILNITNSENNPWKLDLHGLHAAEAVQALQEHLKKIETQLSVKRLVSPGRVKTKNGIICSLIEPFSNMDVENLDIQRVGFRQRPASLLVITGVGNHSRGQASLPTAIKSFLIENRYHFDEARPGVISVFPKFRHR; encoded by the exons ATGAGCAATTCCTATCCCAAAAATTCACAGGTGAGAGGTAAGTCCCAAGGTTGGGCTGCCTTTGACCTGAACCAGCGTCAGAAAGGTCATCAGAAACAACCTCAAGTAGTTGTTGACACTGGCAATACCAATGGCAATGATGATCCTTTTCCACCTCTTCCAACAACAACCACCTCTCTACGTCCCTGTGGCAATAATGCTCTTCCTGCAACTGCTAGGTCTTTCTCATCTGTGTTCATACCTTCTGCAGATTTCCCACCCATTTCTGACAATATTAGTGATTCTACCTTTAATGAACTCAAACAACTTCACTCTTGGGCCGATTCAAGTTTGATTCAGGATGTCATGTACTCTGTCAATAATGATTTTCATATGGCAGCAAGTTTCTTAAATACCATACTTTCTTCTACTCACAACTCTGTGGGGAATGGCCGGATTGAAAAGTATTTATCTACCTCCCATGACCCTCAATCCGAGAAAGTGCGCAGTGAGTGCTCTTTCTCAGAGAACACCTCTGACCTTGCTGCAGATATAGTTGAGCTTAGCTCTACTCTTGAGGAGGCTCTCACACATAATCACAATGAATTGGCGGCTGCTTGTGGGCAGGGCGAGGCACTTTCTCAGGCTGCTGCAAACATGAACCTAATTCTGGGCCACTTGAAATCCATTCCTGTTGAGCCCGAGTGGGAAGAGCATAATCTTTACTTAAAGCATCGTAGAAATGCCCTAAAGATCACGAG GTTGGCATCTCGACACTCCAGGGCAGCCACTAATGCCTTTTTGAGAGGGGACCATTTTTCTGCCCAGCAGGAGTCACTGAAGGCTCGTAAGGAATGGTTGGATGCTGAAAGACTAAATGCTGAGGCAGCTAaggaaattttaaatataacaaatagtGAAAATAATCCTTGGAAATTGGACCTACATGGTCTTCATGCAGCAGAGGCTGTTCAAGCCTTGCAAGAACATCTGAAAAAAATTGAGACCCAGCTTTCAGTGAAGCGGCTTGTATCTCCAGGTAGAGTTAAGACAAAGAATGGAATTATATGTTCATTAATTGAGCCCTTTAGTAACATGGATGTGGAGAACTTGGATATACAACGTGTGGGATTTAGGCAGAGACCAGCATCATTACTAGTCATAACAg GTGTAGGCAATCACAGTCGAGGTCAAGCTTCCCTCCCAACCGCTATAAAAAGTTTTCTCATTGAAAATAG ATATCACTTTGATGAGGCAAGGCCAGGTGTAATTAGTGTCTTCCCCAAATTCCGGCATAGGTAA
- the LOC8285008 gene encoding CCR4-NOT transcription complex subunit 11, with protein sequence MTKKSMALSFDESKLVHTLLSSEQLPIDEIMIQFSSKFARPRYFPLCNSLLLLLEDKKMLKSTERLIALSILHHTYSSQPSSSNPFISYVVNAACDDDAEKWERAFVLQLLGSGGSGGGKEFLKISAANYIKNFDPSAHVFPQRDQLQQQYCDKVHSEPYNCLFKNAAVKNIVADPDVPHSCNANSQEFDMQTGAKPKLGSGDRDETLTGLLVHLSMEGIGPQWIRPHPPMLPIQNGELVWLNPDNNHELLWDHGMCADTSRGAAVRDLITKALKGPLAPAQQEQFLVELTNDPKLVYHCGLTPRKLPELVENNPLIAVEVLTKLINSPEIADYFTVLVNMDMSLHSMEVVNRLTTAVELPKEFVRMYITNCISSCENIKDKYMQNRLVRLVCVFLQSLIRNRIIDVKDLFIEVQAFCIEFSRIREAAGLFRLLKTLE encoded by the exons AT GACAAAAAAGAGTATGGCTTTGAGCTTTGATGAATCCAAATTGGTGCACACGTTGCTATCATCGGAGCAACTtccaattgatgaaatcatgATTCAATTCAGCTCCAAATTTGCCCGCCCTCGCTACTTTCCTCTCTGTAATTCTCTCTTATTACTTTTAGAG GATAAAAAGATGCTCAAGTCTACCGAACGTCTCATTGCATTGTCTATTCTTCACCATACTTATTCCTCCCAACCATCATCTTCAAACCCATTTATTTCATATGTTGTAAAT GCAGCATGTGATGATGATGCTGAGAAGTGGGAGAGGGCTTTTGTTCTCCAGTTGTTAGGATCTGGAGGCTCCGGTGGGGGCAAAGAG tttcttaaaatttctGCTGCAAATTATATCAAGAACTTCGATCCTTCAGCTCAT GTTTTCCCACAACGTGACCAGTTGCAGCAACAATATTGTGATAAAGTCCATTCAGAACCATATAATTGCTTATTTAAGAATGCTGCAGTTAAGAATATAGTGGCAGACCCTGATGTACCCCATAGTTGTAATGCAAATTCACAAGA GTTTGATATGCAAACTGGAGCCAAACCTAAACTTGGATCTGGAGATAGAGATGAGACTCTCACTGGATTGTTGGTGCACTTGTCAATGGAGGGAATAGGTCCTCAATGGATTAGGCCTCACCCACCGATGTTGCCAATACAGAATGGCGAG CTTGTGTGGCTCAATCCCGACAACAATCATGAACTCTTGTGGGATCATGGTATGTGTGCGGATACTAGCAGGGGTGCAGCCGTTAGGGACTTGATCACTAAAGCCTTGAAGGGACCATTGGCTCCTGCTCAACAAGAG CAATTCCTGGTGGAATTGACAAATGATCCAAAGCTAGTATATCACTGTGGACTGACACCGAGGAAGTTACCG GAATTGGTGGAGAATAATCCCTTAATTGCAGTTGAAGTTCTTACTAAGTTGATAAACTCTCCTGAAATTGCCGA CTACTTTACAGTACTCGTCAATATGGACATGAGTCTTCATTCCATGGAGGTGGTTAACAGGCTAACAACAGCAGTTGAACTTCCGAAGGAATTTGTACGCATGTACATAACAAATTGTATATCATCCTGTGAAAACATCAAG GATAAATACATGCAGAACAGGCTTGTCAGACTTGTTTGTGTTTTCCTGCAGAGCCTGATCCGCAATAGAATTATTGATG TGAAGGATCTGTTCATTGAAGTGCAAGCGTTTTGCATAGAGTTTTCAAGAATTAGGGAAGCAGCTGGTTTGTTTAGGCTTCTTAAAACCTTGGAGTGA
- the LOC8285009 gene encoding probable carboxylesterase 18, translating into MASKTEKEALPPPRAALPWRTRLVVSLISVISDAARRSDGTINRRLFSFFDFKAPPSPTKPIRSVISSDTMVDSDRNLWYRMYTPTDSTKEDNLPVMIFFHGGGFSFLSPANTSYDIVCRRFARRLPAIVVSVDYRLTPEHRFPSQYDDGFDVLKFLDDNHTTLLPPNARLSTCFLAGDSAGANIAHHVAVRACRHGTSFSVAKIVGLVSIQPFFGGEERTSSENRLTGSLLVSVPRTDWCWKVFLPEGSSRDHYAVNVSGPNAEDISGLDYPATLVFVGGLDPLQDWQRRYYDWLKRSGKEATLIDYPDMIHAFYIFPELPESSQLFSQVKDFVLHILSQQL; encoded by the coding sequence ATGGCCAGTAAAACTGAAAAGGAGGCACTGCCACCACCCAGAGCGGCACTTCCATGGAGGACTCGTCTCGTCGTCTCCCTCATCTCAGTCATATCAGACGCCGCCCGTCGCTCAGACGGCACCATAAACCGTCGGCTCTTCAGCTTCTTTGATTTCAAAGCGCCTCCCTCCCCAACCAAACCAATACGTTCAGTCATATCCTCCGACACCATGGTAGATAGCGACCGCAATTTATGGTACCGCATGTATACTCCAACCGACTCTACTAAGGAAGATAATCTCCCAGTGATGATATTCTTCCACGGAGGAGGCTTTTCGTTTCTTAGCCCTGCCAACACATCATACGACATCGTTTGCCGCAGATTCGCGCGTAGGCTCCCTGCTATCGTTGTATCCGTGGACTATCGCCTCACCCCGGAACATCGCTTCCCTTCTCAATATGACGACGGTTTTGACGTCCTCAAATTCCTCGATGATAATCACACTACATTACTGCCTCCCAATGCCCGTTTGTCCACATGCTTCCTTGCTGGAGACAGCGCCGGCGCTAATATAGCTCATCACGTGGCTGTTAGAGCCTGCCGCCACGGGACCTCTTTCAGTGTGGCAAAGATTGTTGGATTGGTATCCATACAGCCCTTTTTTGGAGGGGAGGAGAGAACCTCATCGGAGAACAGACTGACCGGTTCCTTGTTGGTTTCTGTTCCAAGAACCGATTGGTGTTGGAAGGTGTTTCTGCCGGAAGGATCGAGTCGAGATCATTACGCTGTGAACGTGAGCGGGCCTAATGCGGAGGATATTTCAGGACTGGATTATCCGGCGACGCTGGTGTTTGTGGGTGGGTTGGACCCTTTGCAGGATTGGCAGAGAAGGTACTACGACTGGCTAAAGAGATCCGGAAAAGAGGCTACTCTCATCGACTACCCCGACATGATTCACGCCTTTTACATTTTCCCTGAATTGCCAGAGTCTTCCCAGTTATTTTCGCAGGTTAAGgattttgttcttcatattttATCTCAGCAACTCtaa